A genome region from Primulina eburnea isolate SZY01 chromosome 9, ASM2296580v1, whole genome shotgun sequence includes the following:
- the LOC140840645 gene encoding Golgi apparatus membrane protein-like protein ECHIDNA, protein MDLNPPAEENYAHPKICFFHVLFKAAALAFYILSALFFDSFVIIFVVTVLLSALDFWVVKNVSGRILVGLRWWNEINEDGESIWKYECLDQESLARMNKKDSWLFWWTLYLTAVVWIFFAIFSLIRFQADYLLVVGVCATLSVANIVGFTRCRKDAKQQLQAFAAQTIASRVTSTFQSAFSVV, encoded by the exons ATGGATCTCAATCCT CCTGCAGAAGAGAATTACGCTCATCCAAAGATATGTTTCTTCCATGTGCTTTTCAAG GCTGCTGCTTTGGCATTTTATATTCTTTCAGCCCTCTTTTTTGATAGTTTCGTCATCATTTTTGTGGTCACTGTACTTTTGTCCGCACTTGATTTCTGGGTCGTCAAGAATGTAAGTGGACGCATCTTGGTGGGCCTTAGGTGGTGGAATGAAATAAATGAAGATGGTGAAAGCATATGGAAATATGAATGCCTTGACCAAGAG TCTCTGGCCcgaatgaataagaaggattcTTGGCTGTTCTGGTGGACCTTATATCTTACA GCGGTTGTGTGGATCTTCTTTgcaatattttctctcattaggTTTCAAGCGGACTATCTTCTTGTTGTTGGTGTATGTGCGACCCTAAGCGTTGCCAACATCGTTGGCTTTACCAGATGCCGCAAAG ATGCTAAGCAGCAGCTTCAAGCATTTGCCGCTCAGACCATTGCTTCTCGGGTGACATCTACTTTTCAATCGGCATTTAGTGTCGTTTGA